A genomic segment from Leishmania infantum JPCM5 genome chromosome 10 encodes:
- a CDS encoding zinc binding dehydrogenase-like protein: MSGQAGKQVAPVKCKGWSVEKPALQWSTDAVRLSDVTVPAPGPTQIRVRVYAASINPVDWKRVMFPASGSGPGVAGSALKGFKGMHHKPPNYPYPYVVGVDGAGEVESVGGKVTGLKAGDRVMFHSSLTNAHGGSLCEYAVMEESVAVPIPADGARPFSYEEAAAIPCATWTAYVALFDKLRIEPGRSIFVDGASGAVGSCAVQLAHHMGLYVFASCSPSNADYVRSIGADQVLNYHDGIEMIDQILDATEGYGVDYYLAVTNTQDAESFTDALRFGGAVCLLSGVLIPNSNVLFRRQLSVHYVFLNGLHGHPLTRPQLRYIGDQVAKLYQSGAFRLDVEVLPFAEAAKALDRSATGNVNHKKLIVQVASP, translated from the coding sequence ATGAGCGGGCAGGCGGGCAAACAAGTGGCACCGGTGAAGTGCAAGGGCTGGTCTGTGGAGAAGCCAGCCTTGCAGTGGTCGACAGACGCGGTGAGGCTGTCAGATgtgacggtgccggcgccaggCCCTACACAGATCCGCGTAAGAGTGTACGCAGCCAGCATCAACCCAGTTGACTGGAAGCGAGTCATGTTCCCCGCCTCCGGCTCTGGCCCTGGCGTTGCAGGCAGCGCTCTCAAGGGGTTCAAAGGGATGCACCACAAGCCGCCGAACTACCCATACCCGTATGTGgtcggcgtcgacggcgccggtgaagTGGAGAGTGTCGGCGGAAAGGTGACGGGGCTGAAGGCTGGGGATCGGGTCATGTTCCACTCGAGCCTGACGAACGCGCACGGCGGCTCCCTGTGCGAGTACGCCGTGATGGAGGAGTCCGTAGCGGTGCCCATCCCGGCTGATGGGGCGAGGCCGTTCTCGTATGAGGAAGCCGCGGCCATTCCGTGCGCCACATGGACAGCATACGTTGCCCTCTTCGACAAGCTGCGCATCGAGCCGGGCCGCAGCATCTTCGTCGATGGTGCATCTGGGGCAGTGGGCAGCTGCGctgtgcagctggcgcaccaCATGGGGCTCTACGTATTTGCATCGTGCTCTCCGAGCAACGCAGACTATGTGCGCAGCATCGGCGCAGATCAGGTGCTGAACTACCACGACGGCATCGAGATGATCGATCAGATTCTGGACGCTACAGAGGGATATGGGGTGGATTACTACCTCGCCGTAACCAACACGCAGGATGCGGAGAGTTTCACTGACGCTCTTCGTtttggcggcgccgtctgccTGCTGTCTGGCGTTCTGATTCCCAACAGCAATGTGCTATTCCGTCGTCAGCTGTCGGTGCACTACGTCTTCCTGAACGGTTTACATGGCCATCCGCTGACGCGGCCACAGCTGCGATACATTGGCGACCAAGTGGCGAAGCTCTACCAGAGCGGTGCCTTTCGCCTGGACGTGGAGGTCCTGCCGTTTGCCGAAGCCGCCAAGGCGCTTGACCGCTCAGCGACTGGGAACGTGAACCACAAGAAGCTCATTGTGCAGGTGGCATCACCTTGA
- a CDS encoding zinc-binding dehydrogenase-like protein has protein sequence MGHKNSSNISSAPVPPPFYVLPAVPVPSLKPSNLDFSETSGKPILCAGWIAPHGNRSWSRRNVVYSSEIEVPVPQPCQVRVKIYAAGVNPVDAHRTAVLTSFPEVGTSGKSRCASRHPRPPFKFPYVVGIEGAGVVESVGWAATSSGERDGSAGAPASANARDIRVGDRVAFLADFTQGSGGTFCQYAVVDSDVLWKLPEVVCAPPPSTDGLVPGRLIDFVEAASLPAAAATAYIALFDKLRIETQRAIFISGASGGVGSAAVQLAHYFGLYVIASCSTPNMRYVQSLGADYVVDYTRADVVKEILTYTDNYGVDYLLECAGASMAEAHSETVRFGGALCVLTGLLSPRSDMVFRRQLSVHYVCLGMQHQDPLARTQLQPLGELVMQLYIQGAFSVNAEQVPFVQAADALDVVALGHGRGKIVLTNFHTNEDKEERLRRRHVQLYEKAQRQYQLEETQKAAGAAAAAAASDAASREAG, from the coding sequence ATGGGGCACAAGAACTCGTCGAACATAAGTTCGGCGCCAGTGCCTCCGCCCTTCTACGTCCTCCCTGCTGTCCCTGTTCCATCTCTAAAGCCTTCGAACCTGGACTTTTCTGAGACATCTGGAAAGCCGATTTTGTGCGCTGGATGGATAGCACCACACGGCAACCGCTCGTGGTCGCGGCGAAATGTGGTGTACTCGTCTGAAATTGAGGTCCCGGTCCCGCAGCCGTGCCAGGTGCGCGTGAAAATCTACGCTGCCGGCGTCAACCCCGTTGATGCCCACCGTACCGCTGTGCTGACCAGCTTCCCTGAAGTTGGCACCAGCGGCAaaagccgctgcgcgagccgTCACCCGAGACCCCCGTTTAAGTTCCCGTACGTGGTCGGCATCGAGGGCGCTGGTGTTGTGGAGAGTGTCGGGTGGGCTGCCACCTCAagcggcgagagagacggcTCTGCAGGGGCACCGGCCTCTGCCAACGCCAGGGACATCCGAGTGGGTGACCGTGTTGCCTTCTTGGCTGATTTCACGCagggaagcggcggcacctttTGCCAGTATGCCGTGGTGGATAGTGACGTTCTGTGGAAGCTGCCGGAGGTGGTatgcgcaccaccaccctctaCCGATGGACTAGTGCCCGGCCGCCTCATCGACTTTGTAGAGGCGGCGTCGTtgccggccgctgccgccacagcgTATATCGCGCTTTTCGACAAGTTGAGGATAGAGACGCAGCGCGCCATCTTCATTAGCGGCGCCTCAGGCGGCGTCGGCTCAGCCGCGGTGCAACTGGCTCACTACTTTGGGCTTTATGTGATTGCAAGCTGCTCGACGCCGAACATGCGCTATGTCCAAAGCCTCGGCGCGGACTACGTCGTCGACTATACTCGCGCGGATGTCGTGAAGGAGATTCTGACGTACACAGACAACTACGGGGTGGACTACCTGCTCGAGTGCGCTGGTGCGTCtatggcagaggcgcactCCGAGACGGTGCGATTCGGCGGCGCGCTCTGCGTCTTGACGGGTTTGCTCTCCCCGAGAAGTGACATGGTGTTTCGCCGACAACTGTCGGTGCACTATGTGTGCCTTGGCATGCAGCATCAAGACCCGCTGGCACggacgcagctgcagcctTTGGGTGAATTGGTCATGCAGCTCTACATTCAAGGTGCCTTTAGCGTGAATGCGGAGCAGGTGCCCTTTGTTCAAGCAGCGGATGCGCTGGACGTGGTGGCATTAGGCCACGGGCGCGGCAAGATCGTGCTGACCAACTTTCACACGAACGAGGACAAAGaagagcgcctgcgccgccgacaTGTTCAGTTGTACGAAAAGGCTCAGCGTCAATATCAGCTAGAGGAGACACAAaaggccgccggcgcagcagcagccgcggcagcctctGATGCGGCATCAAGGGAAGCGGGGTAG